attcaatatccagtttgtctacaaattcataattgatatgttggagtGGCTACTGACTGGCACAAGTTTTGCCCGAAAAACAATTCTCATCCTAAATGATATCACAAAATACTTAATGATATGACGTGATTATTGTTTGGATCCAATTGTTTGGATATTccaatgtcaaatcaattgatgTTACGGTTTTTAGCAAGAGTCTGTCTTCTGTAACACTCAGACATTCCATTCTCAATACGGCAAAGCCAAATAGAGAAAGTTAACGACCGGCGTTAAGTCATAAAACCGGCCCGActccccccccctttctctctgcctggaTGAGGCCATCTTTGATCCTCATCCAGATGCGAGAGTCACGACAATGTCTCCAGCTCAGTCAAAATCAAAAGTTCAAGAATATaggacaaaatcaaatcaaactttaaatgcactttaaaataaagtttgatttagtcctattcttgaaCTATTTTGAGATCTCTCAGTAATCATTCTCATGATACAACATCTgtagtagtcagtgacaaatatcaaagctGGGATTGGTTAAAATCCTGGATGAGAGGCCAAATGGATAGCTCTAGATAGATCAGCTTTCCAGTAGGAGATGCTGCCCAGCctattgtttttttcttctgataacggatataacgttgaagatctgacgttgtttcaaaggtacaagttcaacatattttatacaaggtttgtctatgttgaaaattggttaccatgatgacaaaATCCTGTGgttttttcaaatccaatataTTTTCCACGTAGATGCCATTTCACAAATgacgttgaaacaatgttgaatTAACCAGTTTGTGCCCGATGAGATACCACTGTATTTTTCTTCCCATTTTGTAGCAAAAATAAGTTTTGGGTCATTGTTTAAAGAATTGAAATTGATTAAGTAGTTCTCTTGAATGATTATCATATGAGACAAAAATCATGAAAACAACTGGacatctgtttctccctccctccctccctccctccctccctccctccctccctccctccctccctccctccctccctccctcctccctccctccctccctctctctctctctgtctctctctctctgtcgctctctctctctgtcgctctctctttctctccctcccactctccctcccactctctctctctctctctctctctctctctctctcagactacCAGTCTGCTGGGACTGCTCCTATGCACCACCATCTCCTCTGCGATGCATACTTCACCCACAGGGGGATACAACGAGATGCCCCCTCTCCCGTTCACAAGCTCCCAAGACAGCCCCATCCCCCCTACGGACATCCACATGTACCCAATGCGATCTGACTACCCTATGCCCACCAACAACCAAAACATGAAGGCCCACAGCGGTCCAATGCCCCCCTCCGACTACCCCAATCCTGGCTTCCCCTTGCCACCAAGCACTCACATGAACATGACTGGGAACTGGCGAACTGGGGAACTGCTGGTAGTTGAGGCCGGGTCGGAGCCGGACATGTCGTACTGCCAGACACTTCTGGATGTGCCAGTGCCTCCCCCCATGGACCAGGTGCCCTGGTTCTGTGTCTGCTCCCGCTGCAAGGCCAGCGTGGGACccaaaggggacagaggagacaggggcCTGCCAGGTATGTAGAAAGGCATAGAATagtatacatttttatttcaccttcattttacCAGGTAGTTCCATTAGAAGTAGAAAAAGAGATGTACACTCTTAAAATGGTTTATCTGAAATGGATCAAAAACATGTAGTTTTTTCACCCTAATTAGTAGTGTGGACCTTTTCTTTTGCTCTGACAGTATTTTAGGTCTACACACCATCTAAACTTACTAAACAAATGATATAACTAGCTGCATCCACAGTCTTTGCCtcattctctgttctctttctgccACTGTCAAGCATAGATATAATATATTAAATACAGTGTATTAGCTAGCCACATATTGTTTACTTCATTGTTCTTAACCCACAAAGGTATTCCAGGAAGTCCTGGGAGAAGAGGACTCACAGGGTTCAGAGGTCAGCCTGGGTTCGTGGGCCGCCAAGGACTGAAGGGTAAGTGATACTTGTCAATTCTGTTAAGACTCAAAAAAAAGCAAAAAAGCTGTGGACTGTTCCATGTCTGGGCAATGACAGTAATACAAGCTTGCAGAAAATGATTTGCAatttcgttctctctttctcttactttCTACCTATTTGTTACAGGTCAGAAGGGTGATGAAAATGAGAAGGGAGAACGTGGGCTAGTGGGTTTCACTGGCACCAAGGGGGCCCGCGGCTTCAAAGGTCAGTCAAACAACAGATGCAGAACATAAACTCATCTCTCCATCATCCAACTTTGGAACTTTAGATCTcatctatgtgtatgtatgtatgtatgtatgtatgtatgtatgtatgtatgtatgtatgtatgtatgtatgtatgtatgtatgtatgtatgtatgtatgtatgtatgtatgtgtgtgtgtgtgtgtgtgtgtgtgtgtgttgtgcatttTTGTATGTTTCAGGGGACAAAGGGGACCAGGGTCTGGAGGGTGCACAGGGTGAGATGGGGCCCCAGGGAGCGGAAGGGACCTGTCCTGCGTCCTGTGAAAGTGTTCAGGGCCGTGCAGGACAACCAGGGATACCCGGACCGGCTGGGGCCAGGGGTCTCCCCGGAGTAGCAGGCCCTCCAGGGACTACGGGGACCAAGGGTGAAACAGGGCACATGGGTTCCCCTGGGGTCCCCGGGACGAATGGTGAGAAAGGTGAACTGGGGGCGAAGGGCGAGTGCAACTGCACTAATGGAGCAGACGGGGCAGACGGTCAACAAGGGATCCGTGGGCCCAAGGGAGAGCAAGGTGAGTTGGGCCCTAAGGGTGCCGTGGGTCTCAACGGTAAAAAGGGAGACCAGGGTGACCTCGGTATGACGGGCATTCCCGGGCCATGCTCTCCAGCCATCCAGTCCTCATTCACCGCCGCGCTCGGCACAATTTACCCGCTACCGGACAAGCCCGTGCCGTTCACCC
This DNA window, taken from Oncorhynchus tshawytscha isolate Ot180627B linkage group LG10, Otsh_v2.0, whole genome shotgun sequence, encodes the following:
- the LOC112261064 gene encoding inner ear-specific collagen-like, with amino-acid sequence MMTQDSKGMTTSLLGLLLCTTISSAMHTSPTGGYNEMPPLPFTSSQDSPIPPTDIHMYPMRSDYPMPTNNQNMKAHSGPMPPSDYPNPGFPLPPSTHMNMTGNWRTGELLVVEAGSEPDMSYCQTLLDVPVPPPMDQVPWFCVCSRCKASVGPKGDRGDRGLPGIPGSPGRRGLTGFRGQPGFVGRQGLKGQKGDENEKGERGLVGFTGTKGARGFKGDKGDQGLEGAQGEMGPQGAEGTCPASCESVQGRAGQPGIPGPAGARGLPGVAGPPGTTGTKGETGHMGSPGVPGTNGEKGELGAKGECNCTNGADGADGQQGIRGPKGEQGELGPKGAVGLNGKKGDQGDLGMTGIPGPCSPAIQSSFTAALGTIYPLPDKPVPFTQVITNRQFHFDPIIGIYRAPVNGTYVFSYHLMVFNKVLKVGLFHNFNSIVKTTEPALLGTASHQVVLHLVMGDRVWLQVKDNITNGMYADNESRSTFSGFLLYPDSCDLPLFRDFPPAGAPGGDEGNYSWG